Within the Paenibacillus pabuli genome, the region GAATATTTGACGGTATGTACAGGCAATGGATCTGGAATTCCGGTGGTCCGGTAGGCGTAGCCTCCGACTTTGAACCCATTTTGGTCACCTACGCCATTCTGGTTGCCCCTGTTGTTGAACGACCAACAATGATCGTACACCACAGGTCCCTTAGAACTGATGCTGTCGAATCCATCGTCACTGTTATTCCAGGCGCGAGAATTGATGAACGATACAGCTCCGCCATGAGCTCCAAATCCATCTGTATTCCCGGCAGAGACATCCGTTGGGCCAATATTGTCATAGGCATCAGAGTTAAGAACGGTTCCCGTCCCATTACCCGTATAATAAAAACCAATGGCTTCATTGCCGTAAGCGGCCATATTCACGAAGTCGGCTTGCCCTCTGATTCTGAAAGCCTCCGATTGAGGCTGCTCACCTACTTTAACACCAGTGACATCAAATCCACGGAAAGTGACTCCTGTTACACGATCTTCAACAAAGAATGCAGCCACACGTAAATTGGTTGGGACATGACTGAAGTCAAATACAGGCCTTTCACCCGGATATGCCTCATAGGTAATTCCATTTTTGTTGAAGGCATGAACATAATTATAATTGCTATCCGTTTTGGCGATTTCAAAATCATCGTAAACTCCGCCGCGGATATAAACTGTATCGCCGGACGAAGCGAGGGACTGAGCTTGCATCAAGCTCTTCAATGGTTCATTTATCGTTCCCGCATTGGTGTCACTGCCGTTCGGAGAGACGTAATAACTCGTCGTCGCACTTGTTGTTGCAATGGTTCCGTCTTTCCCTGAATCCAGTGTATCTCCAGTTGCCATAACAGAACTTGTCATAAACAAGGCTGTAAGCATGGAATAAATGATGAATAAACTTCCAAGTTTTCTCACAATGCTTTTCTCCTTTTTTGGGTCAATCAATAGTTTGGTGACGTCTTAGCAACCATGGCGCAAGATTTTTATCGGTCCTTCGTATAGAGATATTTATAAAACCATCATGAAATAATTCTTTTGTAGTACGTTTTAGGTATAAAGTAACGCAGGTATAAAATGATCTCAACGTGGGTGTGGTCATCCTTTGCCAGAGTTGGCTTGGTCGTCCAAAACCCAAGGAATTAATCTCGAATGCGGCTTCTCTAAAAGTATAGTTGGGGCAATGATAAGTTTATGTGCTCACATTCATATTCCTATGATCGGTTGGGTGTGCGTTTCACATTCCATTAACAATCTTTTTACGTAATCGGACATGTAAAATTCAAGTCAAATGAAGCGCCGACCCCAGTACCCACGGCAATTAGAGTGCATGAGTACCTCGGAATTC harbors:
- a CDS encoding right-handed parallel beta-helix repeat-containing protein, which encodes MRKLGSLFIIYSMLTALFMTSSVMATGDTLDSGKDGTIATTSATTSYYVSPNGSDTNAGTINEPLKSLMQAQSLASSGDTVYIRGGVYDDFEIAKTDSNYNYVHAFNKNGITYEAYPGERPVFDFSHVPTNLRVAAFFVEDRVTGVTFRGFDVTGVKVGEQPQSEAFRIRGQADFVNMAAYGNEAIGFYYTGNGTGTVLNSDAYDNIGPTDVSAGNTDGFGAHGGAVSFINSRAWNNSDDGFDSISSKGPVVYDHCWSFNNRGNQNGVGDQNGFKVGGYAYRTTGIPDPLPVHTVKYSLAVNNGANGFYANHQPGQSANWTNNTAYNNRRANYDMLERVSPTDITNIPGYREVLHNNIAYMGTTIKNDNNPTENVTNNSWTIDGGLQLTPEDFVSLDTTQLSAARQSDGSLPEVTFMLPVPSSSLFKYGLGYLADK